One window of Scylla paramamosain isolate STU-SP2022 chromosome 47, ASM3559412v1, whole genome shotgun sequence genomic DNA carries:
- the LOC135094832 gene encoding protein MEMO1-like encodes MSARRATHAGSWYTDSATDLARQLENWLGQADLSHGPARAIIAPHAGYQYSGAVGAYAYRQVSPVVVKRVFILGPSHHVRLSGCALSSLTKYRTPLYDLTVDQQVYNELYQTGHFETMSVSADEDEHSIEMHLPYVAKVMEDFRDHFTIIPVLVGSLTPEREVLYGRLLAPYLADPQSLFVISSDFCHWGQRFRYTYYDRSVGEIWQSIQKLDKQGMNLIETLNPSAFTEYLKKYGNTICGRHPIGVLLNAVATLKTTNGHRMMLKFLQYAQSSRCYTSSDSSVSYAAASLIFE; translated from the exons ATGTCCGCCCGTAGAGCCACGCACGCCGGCAGCTGGTATACTGACTCag CCACAGACTTGGCCCGGCAGCTAGAGAACTGGTTGGGACAGGCAGACCTCTCTCATGGACCAGCACGCGCCATCATTGCTCC ACATGCAGGTTACCAATACAGTGGTGCCGTTGGTGCCTATGCATATCGACAAGTGTCTCCCGTTGTTGT GAAGCGGGTGTTCATTCTCGGTCCCTCACATCATGTCCGGCTGTCTGGCTGTGCACTGTCCTCGCTCACCAAGTACCGGACCCCTCTCTATGATCTCACCGTTGACCAGCAAG TATACAACGAGCTGTACCAGACGGGTCACTTTGAGACGATGAGTGTATCAGCGGATGAGGACGAGCACAGTATTGAGATGCACCTTCCTTACGTCGCCAAGGTCATGGAGGA CTTCCGGGACCACTTCACCATTATCCCTGTGCTGGTGGGGTCCCTCACGCCGGAAAGAGAGGTGCTGTACGGACGCCTGCTTGCCCCATACCTTGCCGATCCCCAG AGCCTGTTTGTGATATCCTCTGACTTCTGCCATTGGGGTCAACGCTTCCGCTACACCTACTATGACCGCTCTGTGGGGGAGATCTGGCAGTCCATACAGAAGCTGGACAAGCAGGGCATGAACCTTATCGAGACCTTGAACCCCAGTGCCTTCACCGAGTACCTGAAGAAGTACGGCAATACCATCTGTGGCCGCCATCCCATCGGAGTGTTGCTCAAT GCCGTGGCCACCCTAAAGACCACCAACGGGCACCGCATGATGCTAAAGTTCCTGCAGTACGCCCAGTCCTCCCGCTGCTACACCTCCTCAGACTCCTCCGTCTCCTACGCCGCCGCCTCCCTCATATTTGAGTAG